A single region of the Lysinibacillus sp. B2A1 genome encodes:
- the argF gene encoding ornithine carbamoyltransferase — protein sequence MKLLEEVQLKLVSSLKGKDLLTLLDYTSEEVQQLVELATQLKIITKEGKCPKLLEGKTLGMIFEKHSTRTRISFEVGMNQLGGKGMFMHARDLQIGRGESIYDTAHVLSGYLDGIMIRANSHAMVKELAEHATIPVINGLTDIYHPCQALADLETIAENKGELKGLKIAYVGDGNNVAHSLVVASAHVGMNVAVATPVGYECDTEVIAKAQAIAMANGSTITITNDPVEAVLNADVVYADVWTSMGQEEEAAKRLQDFAGYQINDELVSYAKPNYMFLHCLPAHREEEVATSVIDGPNSYIFEQAENRLHAQKAVLASILA from the coding sequence ATGAAATTACTTGAGGAAGTACAGTTAAAGTTAGTGTCTAGCTTAAAGGGTAAAGACCTACTAACTTTGTTAGACTATACAAGTGAAGAGGTTCAGCAGCTAGTTGAATTAGCAACACAGCTGAAAATCATTACAAAAGAAGGAAAATGTCCGAAGCTATTAGAGGGTAAAACACTTGGTATGATCTTTGAAAAACATTCAACTCGCACTCGTATTTCATTTGAAGTAGGCATGAATCAATTGGGCGGAAAAGGTATGTTTATGCATGCGCGTGATTTGCAAATTGGACGTGGCGAGTCAATCTATGATACGGCACATGTGCTATCAGGCTATTTAGATGGTATTATGATTCGAGCAAATTCCCATGCTATGGTGAAGGAGCTTGCCGAGCATGCAACTATACCAGTTATTAATGGATTAACAGATATTTATCACCCATGTCAGGCATTAGCGGATTTAGAAACAATCGCTGAAAATAAAGGTGAACTAAAAGGACTTAAAATTGCATATGTTGGAGATGGCAACAACGTGGCGCACTCATTAGTAGTCGCTTCTGCACATGTAGGAATGAACGTGGCAGTGGCAACGCCAGTTGGCTATGAATGTGATACAGAGGTTATCGCAAAGGCACAAGCTATCGCAATGGCAAATGGCAGTACAATTACCATCACGAATGATCCAGTAGAAGCGGTATTAAACGCGGACGTAGTGTATGCAGATGTTTGGACATCCATGGGACAAGAAGAAGAAGCTGCAAAACGTCTTCAGGACTTTGCAGGTTATCAAATTAATGATGAACTTGTTTCCTATGCAAAGCCAAATTATATGTTCTTACACTGCTTACCTGCACATCGCGAAGAAGAAGTGGCGACATCTGTTATTGATGGCCCTAATTCTTATATCTTTGAGCAAGCAGAAAATAGACTACACGCACAAAAAGCAGTACTCGCATCTATTTTAGCTTAA
- a CDS encoding alkane 1-monooxygenase has translation MSYSLGILDQSPIIEGATNEQTLQKTVALAQKAEQLGYSRFWVSEHHNTDSLAGTSPEVLVSYLLAKTKSINIGSGGVMLQHYSPYKVAENFHVLASLEPGRVDLGIGKAPGGLPLSTKALQYGTLNNGEDFEERLIFLQQLIEQSIPEEHELHGIEATPIPKTKPALFLLGASPESAALAGKLGIAFVFARFINSDKNILAQAATTYRSHHPNGHFAISIAALAAPTNEEAKELVGDQKITKVHLASGRSLTLQSVELAEKFGQESGEEYTVEQYEADILYGTSEEIKAILDNYHVQYQIDEFILHTPVLKHFERERSFELLSPVLLQQKEAVS, from the coding sequence ATGAGCTATTCATTAGGCATATTAGATCAAAGTCCAATTATTGAGGGTGCAACAAACGAACAGACCTTACAAAAAACAGTGGCACTTGCACAAAAAGCTGAGCAATTGGGCTACTCACGCTTTTGGGTATCAGAGCACCATAATACAGATTCATTAGCAGGAACATCTCCTGAGGTTTTAGTATCTTATTTACTAGCTAAAACAAAATCAATCAACATTGGATCGGGTGGGGTTATGCTACAGCATTATAGCCCCTATAAAGTAGCAGAAAATTTCCATGTTTTAGCATCCTTGGAGCCAGGGCGAGTAGATTTGGGTATTGGGAAAGCACCTGGAGGCTTACCTCTTTCTACAAAGGCCCTCCAATATGGCACGCTCAATAATGGAGAGGATTTTGAAGAAAGATTAATATTTTTACAGCAATTAATTGAGCAATCAATACCAGAAGAGCATGAATTACATGGCATAGAAGCAACACCGATTCCGAAGACAAAGCCAGCATTATTTTTACTCGGTGCTAGCCCAGAAAGTGCTGCTCTTGCAGGTAAACTAGGAATTGCATTCGTCTTTGCTCGTTTTATTAATAGTGACAAAAACATTTTGGCACAAGCGGCTACAACCTATCGCAGTCACCATCCAAACGGACATTTTGCGATTTCCATTGCCGCACTTGCTGCTCCAACCAACGAGGAAGCGAAAGAGCTAGTTGGTGATCAAAAAATTACAAAGGTGCATTTAGCAAGTGGCAGAAGCCTGACACTACAATCAGTAGAGCTAGCAGAGAAATTTGGTCAGGAATCTGGAGAGGAATATACGGTTGAGCAGTATGAGGCCGATATTTTATATGGTACATCAGAAGAAATTAAAGCCATTTTAGATAACTACCATGTGCAATACCAAATCGACGAATTTATTTTGCATACGCCAGTCTTAAAGCATTTTGAGCGTGAGCGATCTTTTGAGTTATTGAGTCCAGTACTTTTACAGCAAAAAGAAGCGGTAAGCTAA
- a CDS encoding LLM class flavin-dependent oxidoreductase, which yields MVRQDKVRFGAIIHGVGGNISGWRHPKVASNQSVSLPFYIQQAQKAEQGKFDVVFIADGLFINEKSIPHFLNRFEPLTILSALAVATKNIGLVGTVSTSYSEPFTVARQFASLDHISGGRAGWNVVTTPLESTALNYNKTLEQHPNHAERYQIAEEYLEVTKGLWDSWDDDAFIADVEQDVFFDPDKLHTLHHQGQYFSVQGPLNIARSKQGQPVIFQAGSSDAGIRLAAKDADAIFTHGASLEEAQKFYQRVKTEAAAFGRDSQEIKIFPGISPIIGETLEEAEAKYQEIVELVSIERALAYLGRYFDHHDFTQYDVDAPFPELGDIGANSFRSTTDYIKKYAKQEGLTLRQVALREATPKTAFFGTAEQVANLVQEWFEKEAADGFIIAVTVPGALDDFVDKVVPILQARGLYREEYEADTLRGNLGLPFKESRYVKHTVS from the coding sequence ATGGTGAGACAGGACAAAGTTCGATTTGGTGCAATTATTCACGGTGTAGGTGGCAATATTTCAGGCTGGCGTCATCCAAAGGTCGCAAGTAATCAAAGTGTAAGCTTACCGTTTTATATCCAACAGGCACAAAAGGCAGAGCAAGGAAAATTTGATGTAGTGTTTATTGCTGATGGTTTGTTCATCAACGAAAAATCCATTCCTCATTTTTTAAATCGCTTTGAGCCTCTAACGATTTTATCAGCATTAGCAGTAGCGACAAAAAACATTGGGCTAGTTGGCACCGTATCTACCTCCTACAGTGAGCCTTTTACAGTTGCACGTCAATTTGCCTCATTGGATCATATTAGTGGAGGACGTGCTGGATGGAATGTAGTGACAACGCCATTAGAAAGCACTGCATTGAACTACAATAAAACACTGGAACAGCATCCTAATCACGCAGAGCGCTATCAAATTGCTGAAGAATATTTGGAAGTGACAAAGGGCTTATGGGATTCATGGGACGATGACGCTTTTATTGCGGATGTAGAACAGGATGTGTTTTTTGATCCAGATAAACTACATACCTTACACCATCAGGGACAATATTTTTCTGTACAGGGACCACTTAATATTGCGCGTTCTAAGCAAGGTCAGCCTGTTATATTTCAAGCAGGCTCGTCTGATGCAGGTATCCGCTTAGCTGCTAAGGATGCTGACGCGATTTTTACACACGGTGCATCCTTAGAAGAGGCACAGAAATTTTATCAAAGGGTAAAAACAGAGGCTGCAGCCTTTGGACGTGATTCACAGGAAATTAAAATCTTCCCAGGGATTTCTCCAATTATTGGTGAGACACTGGAGGAGGCTGAAGCTAAATATCAGGAAATCGTTGAGCTGGTTTCGATTGAACGTGCACTTGCTTATTTAGGACGATACTTTGATCATCATGATTTTACACAGTATGATGTGGATGCTCCATTCCCAGAGCTTGGTGATATAGGAGCTAATAGCTTTAGAAGTACAACTGACTATATAAAAAAATATGCCAAACAAGAAGGACTGACATTACGACAGGTTGCTTTACGTGAGGCAACACCTAAAACAGCTTTCTTTGGAACAGCAGAGCAAGTCGCTAATCTAGTGCAGGAATGGTTTGAAAAAGAGGCTGCGGATGGCTTTATTATTGCTGTAACTGTACCTGGTGCACTTGACGATTTTGTAGATAAGGTTGTACCGATTTTACAAGCAAGAGGGCTTTATCGTGAAGAATATGAGGCGGATACATTACGTGGTAATTTAGGTTTACCATTTAAGGAAAGCCGTTATGTCAAACATACTGTCTCTTAA
- a CDS encoding MarR family transcriptional regulator: MDNELIQLVRELNQVEYETNAMLTEEFSALLDETLTTKQALFLSLLQTHGPLQTFELAKLMGTSASAVSQLIGRLEQESFIIRTISKKDRREIIIELDTRGHDYFQKQEEIELAIINKYYSQLPKEDLLQLKEIMTKLHAIISKAQEKI; encoded by the coding sequence ATGGACAATGAGCTTATACAACTTGTGAGAGAGCTTAACCAAGTAGAATATGAAACAAATGCGATGCTAACAGAGGAGTTCTCCGCCTTGTTAGACGAAACATTAACTACAAAGCAAGCACTATTTTTAAGTCTTCTTCAGACACATGGTCCCTTGCAGACCTTTGAATTAGCAAAGCTGATGGGGACATCTGCTAGTGCTGTTAGTCAATTAATCGGCAGACTAGAGCAGGAAAGCTTTATTATAAGAACCATAAGTAAAAAGGATCGTAGAGAAATTATTATCGAGTTAGACACGAGGGGGCATGATTATTTTCAGAAGCAGGAAGAAATCGAGCTTGCCATTATCAATAAATACTATTCACAGCTCCCAAAAGAGGATTTACTACAACTAAAAGAAATAATGACGAAACTACACGCTATTATCTCGAAGGCACAGGAAAAAATTTAG
- a CDS encoding N-acetyltransferase: MTVVEIVIEQLKEEDHARYLEVLVESYSQYEKEYNNPEDWASYLIAIRASVGNSDAETILVAKQGDEILGGLQLFTDSEKAYGLPELTIHSTIVRLLGVHPKGRGLGIAKKLLHESFAFARARQDQALYLHSGDIMQVAINLYLSLGFVRDESKDFHKGDKLVKGFRYDL, translated from the coding sequence ATGACAGTAGTGGAAATAGTAATTGAACAGTTGAAAGAGGAGGACCATGCACGTTATTTAGAGGTTCTTGTAGAGAGTTATTCACAATATGAGAAAGAATATAATAACCCAGAGGATTGGGCTTCATATTTAATTGCTATTCGTGCATCTGTAGGCAATTCTGATGCAGAAACAATTTTAGTGGCAAAGCAGGGAGATGAGATTTTAGGAGGGCTTCAGCTATTTACGGATTCTGAAAAGGCTTATGGTTTGCCCGAGCTTACTATACATTCTACCATTGTACGTTTACTTGGCGTGCATCCTAAGGGAAGGGGATTAGGCATTGCGAAAAAATTATTACATGAAAGCTTTGCCTTCGCACGTGCTCGTCAGGATCAAGCTTTATATTTACATTCAGGCGATATCATGCAGGTTGCCATCAATCTTTATTTATCATTAGGCTTTGTACGTGATGAGTCTAAGGATTTTCACAAGGGAGACAAACTGGTAAAAGGCTTCCGTTATGATTTATAA
- a CDS encoding LysR family transcriptional regulator, translated as MNIDHIEAFLYVVHYKSIHKAANALFLSQPTVTARIKSLERELNVELFHRDGRSVILSDKGKDFLPFATQIVQTFQQGKKQLEETQETDEVCIGTNGVTAQYFLAYALPKWKESFPHLRFQIVTGSTNMILEKLQSHQIHFGLIQYVHREGISNELLLSNAVKLVMHREHSFQQNPLIKVRELARQKMVFFECGAFDWNYVHKLFEVEGVTANIEVRTDHLEVAKEFIRTKGYMSFLPHLCVKKELESGEFVEIDVKHLLDMNQHIFLTYNNKDTLATAFWEKVGETAEQFEGSYEKID; from the coding sequence GTGAATATTGATCATATTGAGGCATTTTTATATGTCGTGCATTATAAAAGTATCCATAAGGCTGCTAATGCGTTATTTTTATCCCAGCCAACTGTAACTGCTCGCATTAAATCACTAGAAAGAGAGCTAAATGTTGAATTATTTCATCGAGATGGGCGCAGTGTAATTTTATCGGATAAGGGCAAGGATTTTTTACCATTCGCGACACAAATTGTGCAAACCTTCCAGCAGGGAAAGAAGCAGTTAGAGGAAACTCAGGAGACTGACGAAGTATGCATTGGCACGAACGGGGTGACAGCACAATATTTTTTAGCGTATGCATTACCTAAATGGAAAGAAAGCTTTCCACATTTACGCTTTCAGATTGTGACAGGATCAACAAATATGATATTAGAAAAGCTGCAAAGTCATCAAATCCATTTTGGGCTTATCCAATATGTCCATCGAGAAGGAATTAGCAATGAGCTATTATTAAGTAATGCAGTTAAACTCGTGATGCATCGCGAACATTCTTTTCAGCAGAATCCGCTAATTAAGGTAAGGGAATTAGCTCGGCAAAAAATGGTGTTTTTTGAATGTGGGGCCTTTGATTGGAATTATGTCCATAAGCTATTTGAGGTAGAGGGTGTCACTGCTAATATTGAAGTACGAACAGATCATTTAGAAGTAGCGAAAGAATTTATTCGGACGAAAGGATATATGAGCTTTTTACCACATCTCTGTGTAAAAAAGGAGCTTGAAAGTGGGGAATTTGTAGAGATTGATGTCAAGCACTTACTGGATATGAATCAACATATTTTTTTAACATATAACAATAAAGATACACTGGCTACTGCCTTTTGGGAAAAGGTAGGAGAAACTGCTGAGCAATTTGAAGGCAGCTATGAAAAAATAGATTGA
- a CDS encoding amino acid ABC transporter substrate-binding protein — MKKITFLSLLLFTLLLTACTSTEKLEGDTSKNDTAQSGKEVQKIIVGTGTQFPNICFLDDKGNLTGYDVELVRAIDEKLPEYEFEFKTMEFSNLLLSLETRKIDFIAHQMEVNNEREEKFLFNKEPYNVFPLKVTVNAKNNDIQSIDDLKEKNVSVSPTSNSAVFIEKYNKEHNLGANIVYSSGSVDVNNQLATGRVDAIITTPFAVKYYNENNEAQQKVVGDALLNSKVYFLLNKDEVTLQQRLDDAIRELKEDGVVSELSKKWLGDDYSVDF, encoded by the coding sequence ATGAAAAAAATAACATTTTTGAGTTTACTGCTGTTTACGTTACTTTTAACGGCTTGTACCAGCACTGAAAAGCTTGAGGGAGATACAAGTAAAAATGATACGGCACAGAGTGGAAAGGAAGTTCAAAAAATTATTGTAGGTACAGGTACACAATTTCCAAATATCTGCTTCTTAGATGATAAGGGAAATTTAACTGGTTATGATGTGGAGCTTGTTCGTGCAATTGATGAAAAGCTGCCAGAATATGAGTTTGAATTTAAGACAATGGAATTTTCAAATTTATTACTAAGCTTGGAAACAAGAAAAATCGATTTTATTGCGCATCAAATGGAAGTGAATAATGAACGCGAGGAGAAGTTCCTATTTAATAAAGAGCCTTATAATGTATTTCCATTAAAGGTAACGGTTAATGCAAAAAACAATGATATTCAATCTATTGATGATTTAAAAGAAAAAAATGTGAGTGTTTCTCCAACTAGTAATTCAGCAGTCTTTATTGAGAAATACAATAAGGAGCACAATCTAGGTGCTAATATCGTCTATTCATCAGGCTCAGTTGATGTAAATAATCAACTTGCGACAGGCCGTGTGGATGCCATTATTACAACACCATTTGCCGTGAAGTATTATAACGAAAACAATGAAGCACAGCAAAAGGTAGTGGGAGATGCATTATTAAATTCAAAAGTGTATTTCTTATTAAATAAAGATGAGGTTACCTTACAGCAACGCCTTGATGATGCTATCCGTGAATTGAAGGAAGATGGCGTTGTTAGTGAGCTAAGTAAAAAGTGGTTAGGTGATGATTATTCGGTGGACTTCTAA
- a CDS encoding cysteine ABC transporter permease, whose translation MANDFDFVLIAKVLPILLQYLPVTLEILVFSILFGMLLGIGIAIPKLLHINILRQIITIYISFIRGTPILVQLFLVFYGIPILLKIVHIDVTRMDAMYFVIITYTLSNAAAFAEIFRASILTVDRGQIEAAYSVGLNGTQAFVRIIFPQALRVAFPNIANTMISSLKDTSLAFSIGVMDMVGRGETLIASTTRALEIYLALSIVYYVIVMLLEKVLKSNERYLNRYMPKEAVSS comes from the coding sequence ATGGCAAATGACTTTGACTTCGTGCTTATAGCAAAAGTACTTCCAATATTACTTCAGTATTTACCAGTAACACTTGAAATTTTAGTGTTCTCTATTCTTTTTGGCATGCTGCTTGGTATAGGTATCGCTATACCAAAGCTGCTTCATATCAACATTCTAAGGCAAATAATAACAATCTATATTTCGTTTATTCGTGGCACACCGATATTAGTACAATTATTTTTGGTATTTTATGGAATACCTATTTTATTAAAGATTGTGCATATTGATGTAACAAGAATGGATGCCATGTATTTTGTCATTATTACTTACACGTTAAGTAATGCTGCTGCATTTGCAGAAATCTTTAGAGCCTCGATTTTAACGGTGGACAGAGGGCAAATAGAGGCTGCATATTCAGTAGGCTTAAATGGTACACAGGCATTTGTGAGGATTATATTTCCTCAGGCTCTTCGTGTTGCCTTTCCGAATATAGCGAACACGATGATTAGCTCCTTAAAAGATACATCTCTCGCATTTTCAATTGGTGTCATGGATATGGTCGGGAGAGGAGAAACGCTTATTGCCTCTACTACAAGGGCCCTAGAAATTTATTTGGCACTATCTATTGTCTATTATGTCATTGTGATGCTGCTAGAAAAGGTATTAAAGAGTAATGAGCGCTATCTTAATCGCTATATGCCAAAGGAAGCTGTATCTAGCTAG
- a CDS encoding NrdH-redoxin gives MTKNRDVIVWSKQGCSYCNEVKTYLQEVGIPYKTVDVTHNDAFRDILDTKYGIRYVPVVEIGSSEDGIYQAVTELGLEHLKAALAGEKIQS, from the coding sequence ATGACAAAAAATAGAGATGTAATAGTTTGGTCGAAGCAGGGCTGTAGTTACTGTAATGAGGTAAAAACGTATTTACAAGAGGTGGGTATACCTTACAAAACAGTGGATGTAACACATAATGATGCCTTCCGTGATATTCTCGATACAAAATATGGAATTCGCTATGTACCTGTTGTAGAAATTGGTTCAAGTGAAGATGGTATCTATCAAGCAGTTACAGAACTTGGTCTTGAGCATTTAAAGGCTGCACTAGCAGGAGAAAAAATACAGTCATAG
- a CDS encoding cysteine ABC transporter permease, which produces MTIDTAFIFEAFKEISKVLPLTLFMTVTPVLLGIIIGVIVAFVRIQQTKFFAPLLNFYVSFFRGTPIIMHIMLVYFGVPIIVDVLAKAFELNIQSSSIPILFFVLLALTLSAGAYASEIIRSGILSVPKGQLEAAYAVGLTFSQAMRRYILPQAFSKSIPNFTNVFIGFLHATSLAFFLSVKELTGVANIVASINLKFLEAFIAVGLIYWGVSAMVEWLAHRLEKRVTAYNKGGI; this is translated from the coding sequence ATGACAATAGATACTGCATTTATTTTCGAAGCTTTTAAAGAAATTAGTAAAGTATTGCCGTTGACCTTATTTATGACAGTTACACCAGTCTTATTGGGCATTATCATAGGTGTCATTGTAGCCTTTGTTCGAATCCAACAAACTAAATTTTTCGCACCGTTGTTAAACTTTTATGTATCTTTCTTTAGAGGCACACCCATTATTATGCACATAATGCTCGTTTATTTTGGAGTACCTATCATAGTGGATGTCCTTGCGAAAGCATTCGAACTAAATATTCAATCAAGCTCTATCCCTATACTATTTTTTGTTTTACTTGCATTGACATTGAGTGCAGGTGCCTATGCCTCCGAAATAATTCGATCAGGGATTTTAAGTGTACCTAAGGGGCAGTTAGAGGCAGCTTATGCAGTTGGTTTAACATTTTCGCAGGCAATGCGACGGTATATATTACCTCAGGCATTTAGTAAGTCAATCCCTAATTTTACCAATGTTTTTATAGGCTTTTTACATGCCACATCGCTAGCTTTTTTTCTTTCAGTAAAAGAATTAACAGGTGTAGCAAATATTGTAGCCTCTATTAATTTAAAATTTTTGGAGGCATTTATCGCTGTCGGTCTTATCTATTGGGGCGTTTCAGCCATGGTTGAATGGCTTGCTCATCGCCTTGAAAAAAGAGTGACTGCCTATAATAAGGGCGGCATATGA